tCGCAAAATTTCCGGCCCGCTTGCCGTAGTGGCGGCACAGCCAGCGGCGCTTATCGATAAGGAATTGGTTCTTGCAGCGCCGGTAACGTCGAGCCAAGAGAGACAAGCTACTAACTCTGTATACTTGAGATTTACTCTTCAATTGGGCTTCTTTATATGTCctgagcagaagaagaatagcATTAAAGACCGCATGGGATTCGATGAGAGCTGCTAGGGCGGTGCGACAGCTGTCGCAGCTTGGATGCTGGGGCGCAAGGCAGTGTGTGAGCCGCGGCTTGGGGTGTACTTGGGACGGGCAGAGAAGAGGATTCTGGGCCATACGGCTGATGAGAGGCGTTCATGATGTTGTTGGCCATGCGATTTCGTTTGGGGAATATGCGACGGGCGTGCGGTCACCTCGGGCGGCTGAAAGGTCAAGCTTAGCCGCACAGAATACTACATGTGAGGATGCCAGAATGCGATTCTATCCAAAGTATTTTCTTGCTAACTGACCACCATCacagatgaaaagaagacgaaccTCCAAAACACGAACCATATATCTCATTCGTGGCATACCTCTCCTCCTATAGCTCCGACCGCAGACCCTACCACCCCAGCCGATCTCCCAGAAAAGATACGCTCTGTTATGCGACTATTACCACACTCTGTCGTCGTCTGCACATCAACACATGGAGATACACCAAGAGCAATGACAATGTCGTCGTTTACATCACTCACTCTTTCTCCCACTCCGCTAATATCGTTCAACATTGCCACGCCGAGCCGAACGCTAGACGCCATAATAGCGAGCCGTCACTTCAACATACACGTCATGTCCGGGGACGAATTGGGCGTGGAAGTAGCAGATAGATTTACAAAAGGAAACACGGAAGACGTGTTTGATGGGATAGAGTACGATGCGAACAAGATGGACGGAGGAGCTCCCCTGCTAAAGGAAGAGGGGGTCATGTACGCGCTCAGGTGCAGGTTATTACCAGACGAGCCGACGAGGGGACTGATGAGAGTGAGGGATCATGTCATTGTCGTGGGAGAAGTGGTGGAGCTCATATCCGGGAGCCACGCAAACAACCATAAGTTTGGGCTGTCGTATGCGGATCGAAAGTATCGCCAGGTCGGAAGGGTGATTTCACAAGACTAGAGTGAAGGCGAgacaaaaaacaaagacCAGGGTCTGCTgcatgagaaaaaaaagcgagtATAATGGAATTGGATAGAAACGGATAGATGGATGGAAAACTGTAAGATTACACGTAACGAGAACAAATGCAAGGCATCGGATCGGATGCGTGAACAGCATCCATGTCTTGTCCCAGAGGTATCACAAGGGGGGGCTGGCCAACTTTGCAACTTGCACGATAACTGACTCTCTCACACAATATGCAAGGGAGGTCTCGGGACTCAGCCATAGCGGGGTTACAGCTGCCTGCTAGGCGGATTGATGGGCGCTAAGCAAAACCCCCCAGCGACCCTGGCGATCGTGGTTGTTGGCTTCAGTCTTTGCTCGAGCTGCAACGTGCTTGGTGCATCCCAAATCACAGGCCTCGGGCTATCAGAATGCCTTCAGCACGCTTTCCCTTGCCTTTGTTGCCTCCGGCTTTGATGGCAAACTAGTGGCAAGCAGC
This portion of the Trichoderma atroviride chromosome 6, complete sequence genome encodes:
- a CDS encoding uncharacterized protein (EggNog:ENOG41) produces the protein MRLLPHSVVVCTSTHGDTPRAMTMSSFTSLTLSPTPLISFNIATPSRTLDAIIASRHFNIHVMSGDELGVEVADRFTKGNTEDVFDGIEYDANKMDGGAPLLKEEGVMYALRCRLLPDEPTRGLMRVRDHVIVVGEVVELISGSHANNHKFGLSYADRKYRQVGRVISQD